Genomic DNA from Kluyveromyces lactis strain NRRL Y-1140 chromosome C complete sequence:
ACATTTCCACTCGTTAAATATGAGGCAGAATCCAGGCCATTATTCTTCTCTTCGCTACTTTGGTTCGGAGTTTGTGTCgaaatttcaagaagtcGGTGCCGGAGTCTACTTCAATCCATTTATTAACATCAACGGCCATGATGTAAAATATGGGGTCGTGTCCATGTCTAGACTCTTGAAAGATTTAGCCACCTGGGACACATTTTACCTTGCAGGTAGGTTGCAAAAACCAGTCAAAGTGTTGAAAAACGATCTGCGGGTACAATACTGGAATCAATTAAACTTGAAGGCTGCTGCAACACTTGCGAAACATaaactttcaaaaaaattcaacGGCGATTCATTCACTGAATTTGACTTTTACAAGGAAATTACGGCATTAAGTTATCTTGGTGATATAAGATATAAACTGGGTGGTGAGaatccaaagaaaattgaCAATATCGTGGAGAAAAACCTTGataacttcaaattctACTACAAACCAATTTATAAGGATgttttcttgaacaattcgACGTATCTACCCCAGAACTTCACCTTGGATAACGCTACTGATCAGTTAACAGAAAGAATCAGCCGAGGATCGACTATTCAAACTGCAAAAGGCGTTTTATCTGCTGgattgatgaaatcaataAAATACGCTTGGGCAAAAAAGTTAAAGGCAATTAAATCGCACTGAATTCTTTGGGAATAACATACAACATTATCAGGTAAATGATAtacgtatatatatatatatatattatatgGACGTTTTATACATTAAAAATATAGATCCTTAAAGACGTAATTTTTGTCCCCTCTTTATCTTTTTAATGCTTCGAAACGTTTTCttaattcatcaagacTATCTTTGGAAGTGGCTTTTGATTTGCCATGAGATACTTTGACGTCATTCACTATAGCTTTCGgtatcttcaattcttgattAAGAGTTTCACTATTTTGACGAGGTTTTTTAATGATAATTGGATGCTTGTCGTCTCCTGGTTCATCATTATCGACTGCAAGTATCGGCCTACTATCATCTGAGTTAGTACTTGACTTGTCCGAGTTTGGCTCTTTTTCCGTCAGTTCTGCGTCATTAGCATCAACTCCTTCAGTTTCCAATTCCTCAAGGCCACTATAAGGAACTTCGTAAGTTCTTGcaatttccttcaaatataACTCAACCAGCTCTTTTTTTGGTAGTCTTGGCGAGCATTTCTGTAGCACTTTCTCAGGAACCCCTATCTTGTCTTCAATAATGGCTTTTACAAACTCATTACCGAATTTCAGCCCCAACATATCTTTTATTTGTACTAGTTCCTTGATCTCAGGGATATAGATTGCGGCATACACGATTGCCCTAGCTGCCTCATTGATTCCATCATCTACATGTGACTCAATTAATGTCACCTCGTTAGAAACGGTATTGAAGATCGCAACTCTAGCATGAAGTAGTTCGCAATAAAGCTCAAGTATCTCCAAAAGCTCAATGTGTATATCATCATTGATCAAACTCTCAACACGGTAATGTGCTTTCTGTTCTTTGCCCTCATTGAGCAGCTTTGCAACATCACGGCGTGATCGCTTCGCAAGTGCTTGTTGTTTCTCCTGTGCGTAACGCAACCTCTGGATACTCATCTTAAGTATCGCTTTGAGCTTCATTGAATTGGGTGCCTGGTATGACATCGTTGATTCTTGGAGTTGATGTAGGTCCTGACATTATATATCAGATGTGGTTCAAAAGTAATGACTACAGCTTACATTGTATGTCCCTTACTTTTTCACAAGTTTTACTGAATTATTGGATTTCATAATTGAGTTTCATTGAAGTTGTAAAATAAAGAGTTCGTAAAATGTTCTACAGTGGAATTGTATAATGTTACAAAATCTAAACAAGCAAAACGGTTACTACCTATATAGAAAGGTAGCGCTCCATCAAATCATTagataaattgaaattctCACTTTCATTGTATATCAAGGTTAAATTGTATGCAGCATGTCGTTTCAGCTTAATGTCATCGTAGATATTCAAGACTTTATTATAGTATTTCACAGCTGGCGTAAAGAGACCCAAAAGATGATAGGCTCTTCCAATATTATAGTCCGCCTCTTGTCTTTCAACGTCAGAGTAATACTTAAGGCGTTGCTCATGATACTGGTATAAATATTTTAATCcttgaagaatttggaaTTGTCTGTTTCCTGTTAACCTTTGCATGGATCGGTGTAAATGAGATAGTCCAATAATCAAATCCAACATCGGATCATCACCGActtccaattcaattctttttaaGTATTGTAAAGCAGGCATAAATCCTTTACTTGAATATAGCAACATCGCATATATGTAATTCAAGTAAGTGcaaatttttctttcaggGTTGCTCACTTTATTTGTGATTGAGGCTTGGCCATTAACATGCTGCCCAAATCGTATACTATCGAAAGCTTTTAGTTGTCTAAGAAAGAACTTCTGCTGCACCGTGGAGCTTAAAATTTTAAGAGAAGTTTGGCCCTCGGAAACGCTGAACATGAAGAGCTGAAatatttttctgttgaaCTGGAACTGATTCAAGAGTCCACGAAGGTTCTCGACAATCTCTTGTTCGTCTTGAAGTCGTAATATTATTGCCAGCTTAacaaatttcatcattttaACTCTCTCTGGGTGCTGTGAGAACACATTCACTTCACTAGCAGTTTCGATAATACTCGAAGCATCATTCGCGCTTTGTAACCTTGCGATGGTTAATGCCAATTCCATAAATAGTTCGAACCACTGGTCATAAGTGAGACCTCTTAGTTCTGTTGTTGAGGAAGTGGTGATTTTTTCCTCCATCAAAGGAAGACCATCCATCAAATTTTCACCTTGTGATAGTTTAGAGagcttttcaattctgtAATCAATAACTTTATTAAACTTCCTTGATCGTTTTATGATCCCCAcaaacttctttgaacGACTtttaacaaagaaatttttgatgcttgaaaatatatcaatAAGATCTGACGCAGTATCTATCCATAGCGTTGTTTTCGTCGCATCACCTACTTCCATACcttctttatatatttgTAACTGCCCATACTTGTTCAAAACATTTGATCgtattttcttttccctttctttcttttcacgTTCTATTTCCTCGGctgtcttcttcttcttgattgGAGCCTTCTTATAATTGTGGTCCTCTAGCAATGGTTTTCCAGTCCCCAATGTGGCAGATCTAATCTCTTCCGAAGgcaattcttcttccaaaggTGCAATAGCTAATCTTGGGCGGGCCTTTTTACCCGTAGATGTGTCATCTGGTGCCTCTGGTGCAGTCTCTTTTGCTTGCTTTTTAcgttcttcaacaacttcATGAAGTAGCTTATCGAATTCATCCTCATTACCGAGACTATGATGAACTTCAGCAAGACTTAATTTATGTTCTAGATCAGATGGATCAAATTCTACTAATTTTTCGAAAGCATCTCTAGCATTCTCTAACTGATCTAGTTCTCTAAAGCATTTACTCAACGGCCTGTACAACTCAATCGTATCATATTCGTCGAGCTGGCTTAGCGGAGCTAGAAAATCAATAGCCTCTTGATATCTATCAAGTTTACATAACTGAACCCCTACTTCAAAATAGAGATCagcaatttcatcaaatttttcttcatacAAAAATTGGAACTGCTGCATTGCCTCTGACACATTCTTGTTATTAAGTCTAAGTAACCCAAGTCTGACTCGAATATCTATCGGTAAAGAGTAGCTCTTGGATTTTTCCCTTTCAGTAAGGGATTGAAATTTGGCATTTCTGAACCTTCTGTTGTCAAACTCCGAATCATCATAAACATCCTCCCAAAATGTCTGAGTTTCTCTGTATTGTATCCATCTGGCACActtttttattgttttgattCCGTGAAGTTCAccattttgtttgatgaaCAACTCTGCAAGTATATTCAAAGACGACCAATCGAATGGGATACATCTGTGTTTTTTTGCGATTTTTTTGACAGACACGTTGGGGTACATATCTAACTCTTCCTGAGTTAAGTTTAGATCTTCATCGCCCTCTTCAGTTTCCTCTTCTGACTCATTTTCAGAATCAATAGCGTCTTCAGATGCAAGAATAAAagcatttcttcttgtcaCATTATCGCCAAAAACTTTCATGTATAATTCAATAGCTTCACTCACTCTATTATATTCCACATAAATCACAGCCAATTCCCTTAATATGTTGGCATCAAGAGGGTCGTAAGCATAGAGTTTCTGAAACCCATCGAATGCTCGTCCTAGTTGCCCAATCTCTTTGTACAAGAGGGCTCGATTATATATACACTCCCATTCCTCATTATTTATCCGGATCGCTCTCGTATAGCAGTAAATTGCCTGTCTCACATGTGCCAATTCTGCAGAAAGTTCTGCAAccatcttccaaaactCCCAGTCTGTTGAATTCAAATGTGCTGCCAAAAACCACGAGTTACAACAATCATTAAATCTTCCTTGTAAATGGTAAATATCACCTAAAGTTTTGTAGGCGGCGAAGTTCTTTGCATCCGCCTTGATTACCTTATTATACAACTGTTCAGCAACTTGAATGTCGTTACGAACATATGCCTCATTAGCCTCTGATAGAAGTTGAGCAACTTCTGGGTCTAATGGTCTCTCCCGCCTCTGCTTTGGCACTGGTCCATGTTTTGTTCCAGCACTTTTCTTCCCCTTACGTCGCTTGAAATTATTAGCTTCTCTAATAGCATCCATGAACGCTTGTTCGTCGTAgtcatcatcagaaaaTTCACCGTAATCAGAAAACTCCGCTAGTAAGTCAAAATTATCTTCATTGAACTCATCCTCGCTgctgtttctttgattatcatcctcatcattAGTGTCGCCATCTTTATCTCTTTCGATTATTTCCCTATATTGATCCAATTCTTCATAGAATTGCTCCTCGTCATCATGCTCATGAGACATATTGTCTGGTAGACTACCTTTAAGTCCGTCGTATATCACAGAAACTTATAGACCGGATTTGCTAGAAATGTTGCTCTATACAACTGATTCAATCTATTTCAAAATGGTTACACTATTCACGTTTAAACAATGTTTGTTTactctttcaaattgtcTTTATGTTGTTTCCATTCGAACCCCGAACGTAGAAGAGTTAGATAAAAACCCAACTAACATAAGTCGGGTAACGGTGAGTAAAAAGTCACGTGCGTGTCAGTGACATTTCGATCGTTAACATAATAAATGACTGACAAGAGTCCCACATACACTTGGGTATTCAAGGACTTCAGGATATTATCACCGGTTGGCATTAGATACCCTATCGCACACGGTTCGTGTATTTATACCATTTTTTACCGTCTAATTTGACAGTTGTGTATCTGGAAAGAAGATCGTCTTCTATATTTTAGATATGACGAAAACATTTATATCAAGGGACAAAGGACATTTGAACACTTCTAATAGTGTTGGCTGAAACCAGTAACTCAAGTACTCAAACATAGCAACTCGATTATTACCTACTGCCAAAATGTTTTCAGGATTTAGCGGTTATGGGAACGCCTATGCAAACATTCCTCAGAGGCTTGAAGAGTTCTTTAGATGTTATCCAATTGCTATGATGAATGACAATATCCGCAAGGATGATGCTAATTACGGAGGCAAGATATTTTTGCCACCAAGCGCCTTAAACAAATTGACACTTCTTAATGTCAGATATCCTATGCTCTTCGAACTAAAAAGTCAAGAAAGTGGCAAAGTCACCCATGGTGGTGTTTTAGAATTTATTGCAGAAGAGGGGAGAGTTTACTTGCCACAATGGATGATGGAAACTTTAGAGATCCAACCTGGCTCAGTACTCCAGATATGCTCTACTGATGTTCCTTTGGGCCAGTTTGTGAAGTTGGAACCTCAATCAGTGGATTTCTTAGATATATCTGATCCAAAAGCTGTGCTAGAAAGGGTGCTTAGAAACTTTAGCACCCTAACAATTGACGATATAATTGAAATCAGTTACAATAACAAAGTATACAGAATTCGGATATTAGAAGTGAAACCGGAATCTTCGTCCAAATCCATATGTGTTATTGAAACTGATTTGGTGACCGATTTCGCACCGCCAGTTGGATATGTTGAACCGGATTATAAatctcaaaagaaacagaCTCCTAGTTTTGATCCATCTATTAAAGGCTTGGGAAGTATGTCAAAAAGAATCAACTATGCTGAAATTTTGGATCCAACGGATAAGGACAAAAGTTTTCATGGAGAAGGTCAAAAACTCTCTGGCAAAGCCATTAAACCGAAGGAAGATGatataaaagaaatcagCGTATCTCTTGACGGAAATCCAGCACCACTTAATTTGCCAGAGGGCCAATTGTTCTTTGGCTTTCCGTATGTTCCTCCTAAATCTGATGATGGAGaggataatgaaattgcCAGCTCAAAAGTTTTCCAAGGAGAGGGCAAATCATTGCGACAAAGCGCCAAACGCAAAGACAAAGGCTCTCATCAAGGTTCTAAAACAAAAGCTCCGAAAAGCCCAGAAGTTATAGAAATAGATTAACGAATACATTAAATATAGTTTTACTTATCTGTTTTAATTATTTTTTATGACTAacaattcttttcagtaCCAACGGCAATTCATCCTCCTCTTCACTAGATCTGTCTTCATCATAATACGCTATGTTGGCTTCGCCTAAAGTATGAACCTTGGTCAAGCTATTCAAGTCGTCGGTTCCCATTCCAGAGCCAATAGAATAAGCTCTGCGCCTccatttggaagaagattcaCCGTGAGAATGCTGGGTGGTGTTAGTTGCCATTCTGGCcaaagttcttgaaacaTGTTCATCTGTTGGCAACGCAACAGGCTGAATAGCTTCCACATCACTGTTAGACTCAACGGCATCCTCATCAAGAGACTGcatttcattttcagagggaacatcttcatctaaCTCTCTGCCTCTAGTCGGTGGTTTTCGAGGAGCTTGCGTGTGGTTCACAAAATCTGCAAATCCAACAACAGCTTCTGCAGCCCAATCTTCATATAAAGGACGTGATAGAAATCCATATTTGAACTCATTGACACCGACAAGAATTTTTGTCAATTcaaccaattcttcaatatattcaataatttcttcGCTGGCTGAACTGGAGGCACTCCAACTTAagaatttttctttaagGATAAATTGCCTTTCTTTCATATTGACATTAATATTACGCTTGGgtttcattatcaaaccAAGATCTTCGTCGGATTCTGATGAATCTGACAAATTGTAAATGTTACCATTCTTGCGTAAATAACTCTCTCCAGAATTTTCAGACGTGTTGGGCTTATGGAGCTGTGTCCCATATCtaattttcaatgtttcTCGAACTTTATTAATAAGTCTCCGATGAGCTATCCTAGAACTTGGAAGATACTGAGGCATTGGTGTTTTATTGATTATCGCCTCCTGGACGGCTCTTAATATATTAACGATCGAAGCGACAAATTGTCTTCTATACGGATAGACAATAGAATTTAGCTCTTCAGCAATTGCACTTCCATATTGTCGTCTTAAAAGGACGCTATTATCTAACCTCTCAACAACTTGTTTCAAAATGAATATGATTTGAGTGAAGACATTTTCAAGCTCTGTATATTCACCTTTTAATCTAGGTTCCTGTCTAGTCAATCCTTTGTATGATGTGGCACGACTTAGGGCTGACTTGGTAGCCTCTGAGAGCTTTCTGAACCTTTCATACTTTTCATCTGATAGAGAGAGTTTTAGTGCTTCTCCCTCAATACCAGCCGCATACAATGTTTCCATTTCAGCTAAGCATCCGACTGAAAACGCTATTTCTGCGTTGAGCTGATCCCTAGCTGTAATAGGAAATAATGTGACTTGTACCACAAGCGCAACTCCTCCACCGTATCCTACAGCTAAACAACGCTTTGCGAAGTtctgaagaattgaacctTTTATAGAACCAGGTAAAATGGCAGCCAACATCacaatatatatactaataatttgaatgatCGCAGCCTTGATGTATGGGGAACCCAAGAGAAAGTAAAAGCCTGGAACTGCTCCAAAAATTGTTATAATGACTTCCAAATAAGGGTTCGTCTGATTTATTCCAGCAACGTACGAAAGATAACCCCATGCAGCACCTGCAATTACACCGACTCCacgaagaaagaaaacccAGAACGTACCACCAACCGAAGGCTCAAGACATAAGATGCATACGAATCCAATCCATGCACCGTGTATGTTGACATACCAGTTTCTCGACTCTGGAACAAACATTGGAAAGGAGGCAAGCATCAAAGCAACCGTTACTTGTAAACCAAAACGGAAATGATTCCTTGAGGATTTGTAAAATCTATTGATACTTAATAATAGTTTTTTGAACCACCTGTTGCAAACGGATATAAAACCTTGAGAGGGGCTAGTTATATCTTCTGTTGAGTTATCAGTATTATTCTTTGGCAAAACAGGTCCAGAACTTTCAGATTCGTTTAAATTAACGTGGCTTGACGCTTGCTGAGATAAAagttcatcttcttcatagTCTGGTCTCAATGGTACGGTTTCGGGATTAAAATGAATGGAATGACCTCCGCCCAAACTGTCATTCTCTGTTCCTCTTTGAGCTCTCCTTTGAGAGCCATAAAACCAATCAATAAAGCTGGCACGATTATGCAAAGCCACAAACCATATTGATTTCCCTCTAAACCAACCTTTTTCCTCTCTTTCCATACGTTTGATATGCATTTCCTTGACTGATTTCATAATTGAAATAATGGTGTTTgtaatttctttgaaattcatTAAGAATGAGGCTAACAAGAACATCTCGTCATTTGGTTCTAATAAATCTGCATCAATATTGCTTAACTCTTCTCTGAAAGAAAGATCAAACTGAACCAAGGCTTTGACCAACTTATTGATATACATTTCTGTGTCGATATGCATTGGCAAATCGTCCCGATTCTTGAATTGAGGAAAATCATCCATTTCAAATGCTTTTGGGATGCGAACTTTATCAAGTTGAACATCAAAATCCCTAGCAAGAATAACTTTTACCAAATAAAAGCAGTCACTTAAAGTTTTATGCAAACGAAAGATATGAATTCTCACTTTTAACAAGACTTTTGTCAATTTAGCTGCATCTGCATGACgaatttccttttcagtATCAATATTAAGAAGGTCGTGCTCGTTGTGAGTATGACCAAGAAGCATAAACTCTAATTGACAGGCGTTGATGATTGCATTAACGTAAATTGCAAGATCTTTGAATCGAGATGTAACTGGTTTCAATTCAGTTGGCGACATGTATGAATAAGAAATTTCGTAAATACATTCTTCCGTAACAGCTGAACATGCCGAAACTTTCTTGGCAACATTAtccttcatcttcaaaagtttaGCCGATGAAACTGTATCTGCTGCATACAATTTTTTGGACTCTTCATCAATggataagaagaaattaatcGCGTTGTTGAGGGAATGGTGGATTTCGTTTAAGGTATACACTGTCGTGTTACCTAAATACGTACTACCAAACTCTGGGAACAATGTAAGATTCCAGAACAAGGACATAGCAATACCTAAATAGAAAGGTGTACTAAAGGAATTTGCAATTGCAGCTGCAGAATTAGATAGCGGAGCTAGAAATGCGAAATGAACCACTAGAAATAAGGGGAATACTATGCCAAAATAATGATGGGAAACAGATCTCATCCATCCATGAACGAAAAGCATGATTACTTCGAAAACGGATAAAATTGCTAATCCAGATCTGTAGCTATTATAGTTTGAAACTAACTGTTCTTTCTCATCTAAGATATTCCATGTAGACCCCAAGCACCTTTGCGCCAAAAACCTCCctagaagagaaaaagcTAGCCCAAAGATTAACCCTGTGATACAGTATATAGCCCCCTGTATAGTTCCACCAACACGACGACCCGGGTGGACCATGACTGATATCAAAGGTAGCATCGCAGGTTCATTTCCCAATCTTTCTCGTACCTTAGGGATTAAACAGAAAATTAAGGCAACCGTGGAGTGAACCGTCGACTTAAAGATCCTCTTGGCAAGTACCTTATCACATGGGAAGTACCGCTGAAATTTTGCATACCCATTCTTTAAACTAGATGAACCTTTCATGGGATGTATTATATCACAGTGGTGCCTTGCTGAtcatgaaaagaattggaaaaccGATAAACTCTAGAAAATATAACAGTCCAGTATCAAATTAATAATGGTATCCTAGTGGTTAGTATTACCATTTATGAAGCCATCCACAATGTCATAAATAGGGTAAACAGTATCGTCCCCAAATACGGGTGCATTATTTATATACCAAACTTAAAGTTCCCACAGATGCCCTCACCTCATATCAATTTAACCTTGgaccttttttttttttttcttttcgataGTCATCGGCGCATGTTTTATCAAGAACGGCGGTATCAACAAATATATCATGGTACGTAGCGATCAAGATtaaggaaaaaaatgaagTAGGTAAACAATAAGTTGATAAGTATGTAGATGGTAAGTACGCGTTACATTGTTAAGTATTTCtctttatttcaaattctcttATCCCAACGTTTGCACCCAAGGCTTCAAACTTTTCGTATTGtactttctttcttgattcaACGGTCTGTATTAAATCCGGCCAGTAAATCGAGTTATCGTAATTGAAATCCAATCTACCACCGTATTCAGCACCCAATTGATCTGATTCTATATGGATTTCAAGGGGGTCATTATAAAggattttctttcttggtTCGGGTTCTATTAGTGGGTACACTAATTTCAAGAATGTCCACGCAGAATTTGGGACATTGCAGATTAAACATTTGTATAGTCTTTCTGGATaatgatcttgaaatatattGATCACTTGCTTCGCAAGAGAGAGTGGTGGGTATTCGTATAGGGAACGGGTTCCACCGTTGTCTATATGATGATTTTTAAGATCGATGATTAGTGTCCAGCATTCCGTACCTTTAGGAGCAAGTATCGATGCAGCTTCTAAAAACCAAACAATCTGTCGAATTTGTTCAAAGCTTGGATCTGTGTTTTGTCTGCCGTTCTTCAGTATAAGTACTAATTGACTCTTCCTGTCATATCCAAGTAATGATATCTTACCAgtatcattttcattggCAACGGAGGTGGCTGTTTCTTTTAGATTTGCATAATCAGCCAATCCGAACTGCCTTCTCCATAGTAACGTGTTATGCAACCTTCTAATAGTTTGTTCAGCATTCCAAGCGGTTGCCCTCAGATATCTCAGGATACACTCCCTCGAAAGCCAGAATTTCTCCCAGTCTCCTAACGTTGAATAGTTATTTGAGTCCTGTAGATCTTCCGCATGTCCATTTACAGGCAAACGCAACTGCGGATCACTGAAGTGTTGCAGTACAGCATGGTATATCACTTGTTGCTCATTGTCTAACTCTGGTTGTCGATGCGGTTTTGTATATCGCAGTGGTGGATCAGAAATGAACGTATCACATGGAATTAGATCTGCAGGTTGTCTGATTAGGTCATTTCCCTTTCGCTGGAATAACCTCATTGTATTGTTTATGTATCTGTCAAGTTGAATGTACCAGATACTAGATCTTGAAAAGCACGGGCAACAGAACCAACAGCTTATTGAACTATTTttaaatgatgatttaatTATACCTTATTTCCCTCATGGCTTCCATGTCTTACATTAAATGAAAAACAATTGAATTGGGCTTATAAAAACCTTCAGATACTCTTAACAGAAGCAACAAAATAGTAATAGAATATACTTACTCTACATGATGATAGGGTTATCGGATgaattatatataataCTACCTAAGCTAGGGTCTAGttcaaccttttctttgaaagagaaatgcTCGAATTCCACTGCTGGAGTGAATTCCAATATATCTGGATGTAATTCTTTCTCGTTTTCTATGGTCCGGAGAATTTCAATTGTAGTTTGAACATTTCTTGCACTAGCGTAAACCACGAGATCGTCCTCTCGCTGATCATTATTCTCAGAGTAGTATTGTACTGTAATAGGAATATCGATCTTCCTGAACCATTCGTTCAGTTTCTGTTCATTATTATATTCCTTCCTTTTCACTAATTTGATTCTAAAGAGACAAGTTTCTGTCAGTTTATTCAGATCATCGGTATTTTCTGTAAAACTGGGATTCCGCCAGTCTGATATCGGTATTTCAAAATGTACTAGCTTTCTTAGAGTTTGGCCATACCGctgaatcttttcaatcTCATCATAACTTATCaacttctctttcttggcCTTCTCTGAAATCTCTAGTTTTTCCAGTAGCTCCCTATTGCTATGTAGAAATGTCCGCTGGTACCAGATatcatattctttcttatgCTCAGAGAGGATACGGTATGCCGATTGTAAATTATCCCATCTGTCTCGTGTGATGTTTAAGTCTGATTCATTGGATTTATCAGGATGTAACGTTAGCGATAATTTCCTGAACTGTTTGTTGATTAGAGTAGGAGTTACTGAGTTCAAATGTTCATTATCATTTACATGAATATGTAGTATTCGATAGAGGTCAACATGGTTATCTTTGACATGGGCTAAATCCATATGTTACTGAGCTTCTTTGTCTCTGTTGACCTTGCCTTATTGGATATTTCGAGATTTATTTATCCGTAACACCTTTCCTAGATACTTCtgtttcacttttttttatcttaCATAGATGATTTTATGTACCTAACGATAAAACAAGGCTCCCTAAGTCCAACGCATGGTCCAAGAGGGTACAATCACTGTTAAGTTTTTATTGGCATGTAGAGAAGCATATATTGCTGTAAAGATTCTTGTAACTATTTATGGATTGATCTTAAGTACATTTTCTCATATTTCAACCCATCAACCACATTAACACGCTTTGCCAAAAGAACCCATAAACAAATAGAAAATAATTGACCTTCTTTACTGTTCCCTTCTTGAATGAAAAGTCTGCGCTGTTTCCCATATCCGCAAATAAGTTAAACTTAATAGATCTTAGTAAGAATACACCAAACGCAACGAACAGATATAGTTTTGCAAGACGATTTAACCATATGAAAGAAGCTGGAAAAAACATGGAAAAGATCAATGGAACAAACTTATACCCCACGTAGCATGTTAATTCTACCAAAGAAGTAACAGGTGATGTGGTGTTACTGACTAAAAGATATAATCCCAGCCTTAGTATTATTAAATCCAATAAGAAAAAAGCTAATGTCGATGAGAGTTTGAAGTAAAGGTTTTCAGGATCAAAGGATCCGTTTAATCCTT
This window encodes:
- the TAM41 gene encoding putative phosphatidate cytidylyltransferase (similar to uniprot|P53230 Saccharomyces cerevisiae YGR046W Essential protein of unknown function mRNA is targeted to the bud via the mRNA transport system involving She2p), coding for MLRGKVANSVKNVPGVKSVNRLVRFQSGNNLLLKTETSSTQEVIHPNPNKFRRRAIAKLNEDIVAEKTGDADLYLLEKGLKKIDERTSRFTNYLFKINRLPPNYGDNQLITVDKSLERDLQSILGHFKSPIKYAFGYGSGVFQQAGYSKSSEKPQIDMIFGVTHPEHFHSLNMRQNPGHYSSLRYFGSEFVSKFQEVGAGVYFNPFININGHDVKYGVVSMSRLLKDLATWDTFYLAGRLQKPVKVLKNDLRVQYWNQLNLKAAATLAKHKLSKKFNGDSFTEFDFYKEITALSYLGDIRYKLGGENPKKIDNIVEKNLDNFKFYYKPIYKDVFLNNSTYLPQNFTLDNATDQLTERISRGSTIQTAKGVLSAGLMKSIKYAWAKKLKAIKSH
- the IST1 gene encoding Ist1p (similar to uniprot|P53843 Saccharomyces cerevisiae YNL265C IST1 Putative translation initiation factor as suggested by computational analysis of large-scale protein-protein interaction data), with translation MSIQRLRYAQEKQQALAKRSRRDVAKLLNEGKEQKAHYRVESLINDDIHIELLEILELYCELLHARVAIFNTVSNEVTLIESHVDDGINEAARAIVYAAIYIPEIKELVQIKDMLGLKFGNEFVKAIIEDKIGVPEKVLQKCSPRLPKKELVELYLKEIARTYEVPYSGLEELETEGVDANDAELTEKEPNSDKSSTNSDDSRPILAVDNDEPGDDKHPIIIKKPRQNSETLNQELKIPKAIVNDVKVSHGKSKATSKDSLDELRKRFEALKR
- the TFC4 gene encoding transcription factor TFIIIC subunit TFC4 (similar to uniprot|P33339 Saccharomyces cerevisiae YGR047C); its protein translation is MSHEHDDEEQFYEELDQYREIIERDKDGDTNDEDDNQRNSSEDEFNEDNFDLLAEFSDYGEFSDDDYDEQAFMDAIREANNFKRRKGKKSAGTKHGPVPKQRRERPLDPEVAQLLSEANEAYVRNDIQVAEQLYNKVIKADAKNFAAYKTLGDIYHLQGRFNDCCNSWFLAAHLNSTDWEFWKMVAELSAELAHVRQAIYCYTRAIRINNEEWECIYNRALLYKEIGQLGRAFDGFQKLYAYDPLDANILRELAVIYVEYNRVSEAIELYMKVFGDNVTRRNAFILASEDAIDSENESEEETEEGDEDLNLTQEELDMYPNVSVKKIAKKHRCIPFDWSSLNILAELFIKQNGELHGIKTIKKCARWIQYRETQTFWEDVYDDSEFDNRRFRNAKFQSLTEREKSKSYSLPIDIRVRLGLLRLNNKNVSEAMQQFQFLYEEKFDEIADLYFEVGVQLCKLDRYQEAIDFLAPLSQLDEYDTIELYRPLSKCFRELDQLENARDAFEKLVEFDPSDLEHKLSLAEVHHSLGNEDEFDKLLHEVVEERKKQAKETAPEAPDDTSTGKKARPRLAIAPLEEELPSEEIRSATLGTGKPLLEDHNYKKAPIKKKKTAEEIEREKKEREKKIRSNVLNKYGQLQIYKEGMEVGDATKTTLWIDTASDLIDIFSSIKNFFVKSRSKKFVGIIKRSRKFNKVIDYRIEKLSKLSQGENLMDGLPLMEEKITTSSTTELRGLTYDQWFELFMELALTIARLQSANDASSIIETASEVNVFSQHPERVKMMKFVKLAIILRLQDEQEIVENLRGLLNQFQFNRKIFQLFMFSVSEGQTSLKILSSTVQQKFFLRQLKAFDSIRFGQHVNGQASITNKVSNPERKICTYLNYIYAMLLYSSKGFMPALQYLKRIELEVGDDPMLDLIIGLSHLHRSMQRLTGNRQFQILQGLKYLYQYHEQRLKYYSDVERQEADYNIGRAYHLLGLFTPAVKYYNKVLNIYDDIKLKRHAAYNLTLIYNESENFNLSNDLMERYLSI